Proteins encoded by one window of Streptomyces sp. LX-29:
- a CDS encoding S1 family peptidase: MKKRRIADRCAVTAGVGLAVLAVTAGLALSSASAAPLARPGSVSGVEAGELAADLRVALEGDAAGAYYDATTGRLVVNVVDGPDAVRVREAGAVARTVTYTLAQLDATRSELRRKVDIPGTSWAVNPKANKVVVTADRTVGDAGLARLTRAARGYGDKVEVRRSAGRFDRFLRDGDPIHTEDGRCSLGFNVVDGDGTPYFLTAGHCTDGSGAWSDARGRVIGDTAGSSFPGDDYGIVRYRPGVEHPSEVNLHDGSARSITRAADAYVGERVWRSGSTTGLHQGEVVDLDVTVQYPQGIVEGLIQTTVCAEPGDSGGSLFDGDAALGLTSGGSGDCSSGGETFFQPVAEPLAAYGVTIG, from the coding sequence TTGAAGAAGCGACGCATAGCCGACCGGTGTGCCGTCACCGCCGGAGTGGGTCTGGCCGTCCTCGCGGTCACGGCCGGGCTCGCCCTGTCCAGCGCCAGCGCGGCGCCGCTGGCGCGGCCCGGGTCCGTCTCGGGTGTCGAGGCCGGAGAGCTCGCCGCCGACCTCCGGGTCGCCCTCGAGGGCGACGCGGCGGGTGCCTACTACGACGCCACCACCGGGCGGCTCGTGGTCAACGTCGTCGACGGCCCGGATGCCGTCCGGGTGCGGGAGGCCGGGGCGGTGGCCAGGACGGTCACGTACACGCTGGCCCAACTCGACGCCACGCGCTCGGAGTTACGACGGAAGGTCGACATCCCGGGCACCTCCTGGGCGGTGAACCCCAAGGCCAACAAGGTCGTCGTCACCGCCGACCGCACGGTCGGGGACGCCGGGCTGGCCCGCCTCACCCGGGCGGCGCGCGGCTACGGCGACAAGGTCGAGGTGCGCCGCTCGGCGGGGAGGTTCGACCGCTTCCTGCGGGACGGCGACCCCATCCACACCGAGGACGGGCGCTGCTCGCTGGGCTTCAACGTGGTCGACGGGGACGGCACCCCGTACTTCCTGACCGCCGGGCACTGCACGGACGGCAGCGGCGCCTGGTCGGACGCGAGGGGTCGGGTGATCGGGGACACGGCAGGCAGCAGTTTCCCCGGCGACGACTACGGGATCGTCCGCTACCGGCCGGGCGTCGAGCACCCGAGCGAGGTGAACCTCCACGACGGCTCGGCGCGGTCCATCACACGCGCGGCCGACGCCTACGTCGGGGAGCGGGTCTGGCGGAGCGGCAGCACCACCGGGCTGCACCAGGGCGAGGTCGTGGACCTGGATGTGACGGTCCAGTACCCGCAGGGCATCGTCGAGGGGCTGATCCAGACCACCGTCTGCGCCGAGCCCGGCGACAGCGGCGGCTCGCTCTTCGACGGCGACGCCGCGCTGGGGCTGACCTCCGGTGGCAGCGGCGACTGCTCCTCCGGCGGCGAGACCTTCTTCCAGCCGGTGGCGGAGCCGCTGGCGGCCTACGGCGTCACCATCGGCTGA
- a CDS encoding subtilase-type protease inhibitor yields MRKIAGAIGLAAAATTSCLVVTSGVASASPAQPQSLYAPSALVLTVGQGEDAASTAVQRAVTLNCRPSFSGTHPAPREACAELAAIDGQFDQLTLAEPQGAFCTKEYRPIVVTAQGVWDGSRVSYEHTFPNSCVMRNSLQKSLVFEF; encoded by the coding sequence ATGCGGAAGATCGCTGGAGCGATCGGCCTGGCTGCCGCGGCGACGACGAGTTGCCTGGTGGTGACCAGCGGGGTCGCGAGCGCGTCACCCGCACAACCGCAGAGCCTGTACGCGCCGTCGGCGCTGGTGCTCACCGTCGGGCAGGGAGAGGACGCCGCCTCCACCGCCGTGCAGCGCGCGGTGACGCTCAACTGCCGGCCCTCGTTCAGCGGGACCCACCCGGCCCCGCGCGAGGCGTGCGCCGAGCTCGCCGCCATCGACGGCCAGTTCGACCAGCTGACGCTGGCGGAACCGCAGGGCGCGTTCTGCACCAAGGAGTACCGACCCATCGTCGTGACCGCCCAGGGCGTCTGGGACGGCAGCCGGGTCAGCTACGAGCACACCTTCCCGAACTCCTGCGTGATGCGGAACTCCCTGCAGAAGTCGCTGGTCTTCGAGTTCTGA
- a CDS encoding virginiamycin B lyase, whose amino-acid sequence MTTHDTASPMHHDHPETTGHDHPEIREIPAGGPEAGPYALTTGPDGALWLTLVRAGRIARLTPDGGFTAHELGATESGPTVITPGPDGALWFTRYRDHRIGRITTDGEITSFDLPTPECGPFGIVTGPDGALWFTEANAGRIGRITTDGEITEFPLPDGGFPSAITAGPDGALWFALNQANAIGRIGLDGTVALHPLPTDGAAPVGIAAGTDGALWFVEIGAGQVGRITTDGEITEFPLPDRTARPHAIVAGPAGGCWFTEWGSGRVGHVTPEGEVRVYDLPTPSAEPHGLTVGPDGALWVALEVGTVARVALRPSA is encoded by the coding sequence ATGACGACACATGACACCGCTTCCCCCATGCACCACGACCACCCCGAGACCACGGGGCACGACCACCCCGAGATACGGGAGATCCCGGCCGGCGGCCCCGAAGCCGGGCCGTACGCCCTGACCACCGGCCCCGACGGCGCCCTCTGGCTGACGCTGGTGCGGGCGGGGCGGATCGCCCGACTGACCCCGGACGGCGGGTTCACCGCCCATGAGCTGGGGGCGACCGAGAGCGGGCCGACGGTCATCACCCCCGGTCCGGACGGGGCGTTGTGGTTCACCCGCTACCGGGACCATCGCATCGGCCGGATCACCACCGACGGCGAGATCACCTCGTTCGACCTGCCCACGCCGGAGTGCGGGCCGTTCGGCATCGTGACGGGCCCGGACGGGGCGCTGTGGTTCACCGAGGCGAACGCCGGCCGGATCGGCCGGATCACCACCGACGGCGAGATCACCGAGTTCCCGCTGCCTGACGGCGGCTTCCCCTCGGCGATCACCGCGGGCCCCGACGGCGCCCTCTGGTTCGCCCTCAACCAGGCGAACGCCATCGGCCGCATCGGCCTGGACGGGACCGTCGCGCTCCATCCGCTGCCCACCGACGGCGCGGCGCCCGTGGGCATCGCGGCCGGGACCGACGGGGCGCTGTGGTTCGTGGAGATCGGCGCCGGGCAGGTCGGCCGGATCACCACCGACGGCGAGATCACCGAGTTCCCGCTCCCGGACCGCACGGCCCGGCCGCACGCCATCGTCGCCGGCCCCGCCGGCGGCTGCTGGTTCACCGAGTGGGGCAGCGGCCGCGTCGGGCACGTCACCCCGGAGGGAGAGGTCCGGGTATACGACCTGCCCACCCCGTCGGCCGAGCCGCACGGCCTCACGGTGGGCCCGGACGGCGCCCTCTGGGTCGCTCTGGAGGTGGGGACGGTCGCGCGGGTCGCGCTGCGACCGAGCGCCTGA
- a CDS encoding ABC transporter permease, producing MAPIGTSIGISSSTGTSTGTSSSPHVSFTDGSGNGVTGRAALLVLGALLLQLAFIASYVGAFHQPRPHRVALATVAPQQLRGQMVERLNGLPGRPFAARAASTEAKAIRQVERRIVDAALVVDPRSNTDRLFVAGAAGASLSDAVSQAVGTAEATQRRSVRVVDLVPAGKRDARGLTPFYLVLGWCVGGCLGAAMLAVSHGVRPANPRRALARLGAMALYAAVAGLTGAAIVGPWLHALPGALLPLWGLGALLVFAVGAATLALQGLAGVVGIGLAMLAVIVIGNPGSGGAYPYPLLPDLWRAVGPALPPGAGTWTTRSIAYFHGHATTRPLLVLYTWAAAGVVLTLVSAAVRGRRNPGPDLVLR from the coding sequence ATGGCCCCGATAGGCACCTCGATAGGCATCTCGTCGAGCACCGGGACGAGCACCGGGACGAGCTCCAGCCCCCACGTGTCCTTCACCGACGGGAGCGGAAACGGGGTGACGGGCCGCGCCGCGCTGCTGGTGCTCGGCGCCCTGCTGCTCCAGCTCGCGTTCATCGCCTCCTACGTGGGCGCCTTCCACCAGCCCCGGCCACATCGGGTCGCCCTGGCCACCGTCGCGCCCCAGCAGCTCCGCGGCCAGATGGTGGAGCGGCTCAACGGACTGCCGGGACGGCCGTTCGCGGCCCGCGCGGCCTCCACCGAGGCCAAGGCGATACGTCAGGTCGAACGGCGGATCGTCGACGCCGCGCTGGTGGTCGATCCGCGCTCGAACACCGACCGGCTGTTCGTCGCCGGCGCCGCCGGCGCCTCGCTCTCCGACGCCGTCTCGCAGGCGGTCGGCACAGCGGAGGCGACGCAGCGGCGGAGCGTGCGGGTCGTCGACCTGGTCCCCGCGGGCAAGCGGGACGCGCGCGGGCTGACCCCGTTCTACCTGGTCCTCGGCTGGTGCGTGGGCGGCTGCCTGGGCGCGGCGATGCTCGCCGTCAGCCATGGCGTCCGGCCGGCCAACCCGCGCCGCGCGCTCGCCCGGCTCGGCGCGATGGCGCTGTACGCGGCCGTGGCGGGCCTGACCGGCGCGGCGATCGTGGGGCCGTGGCTGCACGCGCTGCCGGGCGCGCTGCTCCCGCTGTGGGGGCTGGGCGCGCTGTTGGTCTTCGCGGTCGGCGCGGCGACCCTGGCCCTCCAGGGGCTCGCCGGCGTCGTCGGCATCGGCCTCGCGATGCTGGCGGTGATCGTGATCGGCAACCCCGGCTCGGGCGGCGCGTATCCGTATCCTCTCCTCCCCGACCTCTGGCGGGCCGTCGGGCCGGCCCTGCCGCCGGGCGCGGGCACCTGGACCACCCGGTCGATCGCGTACTTCCACGGGCACGCGACGACCAGACCGCTGCTGGTGCTCTACACCTGGGCGGCCGCCGGGGTGGTGCTCACCCTGGTCTCCGCCGCGGTGCGCGGCCGCCGAAACCCCGGCCCTGACCTGGTGCTTCGCTGA
- the dnaE gene encoding DNA polymerase III subunit alpha: MPGFTHLRTASGFSMRYGAAHPERLARCAAERGMDALALTDRDSLAGAVRFAKAAAAAGVRPLFGVDLAVREDLAGDPAADPAADPAVRGGSPTGARRRTPARGGAFLDESAPRAVFLARDGAAGWAALCGLVSAAHAGPTEGPRSPAPVPLLHWADLAGAAAAARAPLTVLLGPDSDVGRALAAGRPDLALRPLARWRELFGADALRLEAVWHGRTGTGPGSLRLAARTVGFAADQGLRAVLSNAVRYADPGQGPVADVLDAARRLVPVDPRRPEALDGGERWLKGTREMTRIAERIAEAAGDRRAAARRLLEETARTAAECRVDPTADLGIGGIHFPEPHLVGADRRGAARVLRSRCAAAMVLRGYDRDARRLRRLEDELRTIERLGYASYFLTVAQVVDDTRALGIRVAARGSGAGSFVNHLLGIAHADPVEHGLLMERFLSVRRAALPDIDIDVESARRLDVYRAIFDRFGAERVATVAMPETYRVRHAVRDVGAALGMDPAEVDRLAKSFPHIRARDARAALVELPELREVAAESRRKGYDRLWSLVEALDGLPRGIAMHPCGVLLSDAGLLARTPVVPTSGEGFPMAQFDKDDVEDLGLLKLDVLGVRMQSAMAHAAREIERVTGQALDLDDPAQVPPGDRDTYELIRSAETLGCFQIESPGQRDLVGRLQPTTFHDLVVDISLFRPGPVAADMVRPFIEARHGRRPPRYPHPDLAYTLRETYGVVVFHEQIINILATMTGCERDLADEARRALSSPERQSRVRAWFWERGTRRGYDREVLTRTWEIVEAFGSYGFCKAHAVAFAVPTYQSAWLKAHHPAAFYAGLLTHDPGMYPKRLLLADARRRGVPILPLDVNRSDTAYRIELMSGSGVGGGPGGPGRLGIRMALSEVHGISEAEAGRIIAGQPYTSLQDLWRRAHPGRPVAERLANVGALDAFGANRRELLLRIAELHRQQTSGRRGATGAGQLPLAEAMSPAPAGLPDLDERERLGAELGVLGMDVSRHLMGDHQGFLEELGVTSARRLRGARHGETVLVAGAKAATQTPPVRSGRRVIFTTLDDGTGLVDLAFFDDSHAACAHTVFHSWLLLVRGVVQRRGPRSLSVVGSAAWNLAELIEVRRTGGLEQVAALLARRPPAAEEGAVDEAAAAAGTDRRIHLSTGYELHPWADLRPAGDTSATGRKLWHSSPGSAGR; the protein is encoded by the coding sequence ATGCCGGGCTTCACGCATCTGCGCACCGCCTCCGGGTTCTCGATGCGGTACGGAGCCGCGCACCCGGAGCGGCTGGCGCGGTGCGCCGCCGAGCGGGGCATGGACGCGCTCGCGCTGACCGACCGCGACAGCCTCGCCGGGGCGGTTCGCTTCGCCAAGGCGGCCGCCGCCGCCGGAGTGCGGCCGCTGTTCGGCGTCGACCTGGCGGTGCGCGAAGACCTGGCCGGAGACCCGGCCGCGGACCCGGCCGCGGACCCGGCCGTCCGGGGCGGCTCCCCCACGGGGGCGCGGCGCCGCACACCGGCGCGCGGCGGGGCGTTCCTCGACGAGTCCGCTCCGCGCGCGGTCTTCCTCGCGAGGGACGGCGCGGCCGGCTGGGCCGCGCTGTGCGGCCTGGTCTCGGCGGCGCACGCCGGCCCGACGGAGGGCCCGCGGAGCCCCGCCCCCGTCCCGCTGCTGCACTGGGCGGACCTGGCGGGCGCGGCCGCCGCGGCGCGCGCCCCGCTGACCGTGCTGCTCGGCCCCGACTCGGACGTCGGCCGGGCGCTCGCCGCCGGCCGCCCCGACCTGGCCCTCCGCCCGCTGGCGCGGTGGCGCGAGCTGTTCGGCGCCGACGCGCTGCGGCTGGAGGCGGTCTGGCACGGCCGCACCGGCACCGGCCCCGGCTCGCTGCGGCTCGCCGCCCGCACCGTCGGCTTCGCCGCCGACCAGGGTCTGCGGGCCGTGCTCAGCAACGCCGTCCGCTACGCCGACCCCGGACAGGGCCCGGTCGCCGATGTGCTGGACGCCGCCCGCCGACTGGTGCCCGTCGACCCGCGCCGCCCCGAGGCGCTGGACGGCGGGGAGCGCTGGCTCAAGGGCACACGGGAGATGACACGGATCGCCGAGCGGATCGCGGAGGCCGCCGGGGACCGCCGGGCCGCCGCACGGCGACTGCTGGAGGAGACCGCGCGCACCGCCGCCGAGTGCCGCGTCGACCCCACCGCCGACCTGGGCATCGGCGGCATCCACTTCCCCGAGCCGCACCTGGTCGGCGCCGACCGGCGGGGCGCCGCGCGGGTGCTGCGCTCGCGCTGCGCCGCCGCCATGGTGCTGCGGGGCTACGACCGCGACGCGCGGCGGTTGCGGCGACTGGAGGACGAGCTGCGCACCATCGAACGGCTCGGCTACGCCAGCTACTTCCTCACCGTCGCCCAGGTCGTCGACGACACCCGCGCGCTGGGCATCCGGGTCGCCGCCCGCGGCTCGGGCGCCGGCTCGTTCGTCAACCACCTGCTGGGGATCGCCCACGCGGACCCGGTCGAGCACGGTCTGCTGATGGAGCGCTTCCTGTCGGTGCGCCGGGCCGCCCTCCCCGACATCGACATCGACGTCGAGTCCGCGCGCCGCCTGGACGTCTACCGCGCGATCTTCGACCGCTTCGGGGCGGAGCGGGTGGCGACCGTCGCGATGCCCGAGACCTACCGGGTGCGCCACGCGGTACGGGACGTGGGCGCCGCCCTGGGCATGGACCCGGCCGAGGTGGACCGGCTCGCCAAGTCCTTCCCGCACATCCGCGCCCGGGACGCGCGGGCGGCGCTGGTCGAGCTGCCCGAGCTGCGAGAGGTGGCGGCGGAGTCGCGCCGTAAGGGCTACGACCGGCTGTGGAGCCTGGTGGAGGCGCTGGACGGGCTGCCGCGCGGGATCGCCATGCACCCGTGCGGCGTGCTGCTCTCGGACGCCGGGCTGCTGGCCCGCACCCCCGTCGTGCCCACCAGCGGCGAGGGCTTCCCCATGGCGCAGTTCGACAAGGACGACGTGGAGGACCTCGGTCTGCTCAAGCTGGACGTGCTCGGTGTGCGGATGCAGTCCGCGATGGCGCACGCCGCGCGGGAGATCGAGCGGGTCACCGGCCAGGCCCTGGACCTGGACGACCCGGCGCAGGTGCCGCCCGGCGACCGTGACACCTACGAGCTGATCCGCTCCGCCGAGACGCTCGGCTGCTTCCAGATCGAGTCGCCGGGCCAGCGCGACCTGGTCGGGCGGCTGCAACCCACCACCTTCCACGACCTGGTCGTGGACATCTCGCTGTTCCGGCCCGGCCCGGTCGCGGCCGACATGGTGCGCCCCTTCATCGAGGCGCGGCACGGCCGCCGCCCGCCGCGCTACCCGCACCCGGACCTGGCGTACACGCTGCGCGAGACCTACGGCGTCGTCGTCTTCCACGAGCAGATCATCAACATCCTCGCCACCATGACCGGCTGCGAGCGCGACCTGGCGGACGAGGCGCGGCGCGCCCTGTCCAGCCCCGAGCGGCAGAGCCGGGTGCGGGCCTGGTTCTGGGAGCGTGGGACGCGGCGCGGCTACGACCGGGAGGTGCTGACGCGCACCTGGGAGATCGTCGAGGCGTTCGGCAGCTACGGCTTCTGCAAGGCGCACGCCGTCGCGTTCGCCGTGCCGACGTACCAGTCCGCCTGGCTCAAGGCCCACCACCCGGCGGCCTTCTACGCCGGGCTGCTCACCCACGACCCCGGGATGTACCCCAAGCGGCTGCTGCTGGCGGACGCGCGGCGGCGCGGGGTGCCGATCCTGCCGTTGGACGTGAACCGCTCCGACACCGCCTATCGGATCGAACTGATGTCCGGTTCGGGTGTCGGCGGCGGGCCCGGTGGTCCGGGGCGCCTCGGCATCCGGATGGCGCTGAGCGAGGTGCACGGCATCAGCGAGGCGGAGGCCGGCCGGATCATCGCCGGACAGCCGTACACCTCGCTCCAGGACCTGTGGCGGCGCGCCCACCCCGGGCGACCGGTCGCCGAACGACTCGCGAACGTGGGCGCGCTGGACGCCTTCGGCGCCAACCGCCGCGAGCTGCTCCTGCGCATCGCCGAGCTGCACCGACAGCAGACGTCCGGGCGGCGCGGCGCCACCGGCGCGGGCCAGCTCCCGCTCGCCGAGGCCATGTCGCCGGCCCCCGCCGGCCTGCCCGACCTGGACGAGCGGGAGCGGCTCGGCGCCGAGCTCGGCGTCCTCGGCATGGACGTCTCCCGTCACCTGATGGGCGACCACCAGGGGTTCCTGGAGGAGCTGGGGGTGACATCGGCGCGGCGGCTGCGCGGGGCGCGGCACGGGGAGACGGTGCTGGTCGCCGGGGCCAAGGCGGCCACCCAGACGCCGCCGGTACGCTCCGGCCGCCGGGTCATCTTCACCACCCTCGACGACGGCACCGGCCTGGTCGACCTCGCCTTCTTCGACGACAGCCACGCCGCCTGCGCGCACACCGTCTTCCACTCCTGGCTGCTGCTCGTGCGCGGCGTGGTCCAGCGCCGCGGCCCGCGCAGCCTCAGCGTGGTCGGCTCCGCCGCGTGGAACCTCGCCGAGCTCATCGAGGTGCGGCGCACCGGCGGGCTGGAGCAGGTGGCCGCGCTGCTGGCGCGGCGGCCCCCGGCCGCCGAGGAGGGCGCGGTGGACGAGGCGGCCGCGGCCGCCGGCACGGACCGCCGTATCCACCTGTCCACCGGCTACGAGCTGCACCCCTGGGCCGACCTCCGGCCCGCCGGCGACACCTCGGCCACCGGTCGCAAGCTGTGGCACTCGAGTCCGGGGAGCGCGGGCCGATGA
- a CDS encoding endo alpha-1,4 polygalactosaminidase: MTATGCSDGGRSEGSDRTRPPSSTTAPPAADRVVEAPTADMAFDYQIGGPYPPPAGVRAVARDRTAPPAKGAYNVCYVNTFQAQPDAVGWWRKNHPELLLRDADGELIVDEDWDEPLLDISTAAKRTELAAIVGRWIDGCARSGYQALEPDNLDSYERSDGRLDKGDNIAFARLLAARAHRAGLAIGQKNTTELLPERASIGFDFAVVEECGRYDECEEYAEAYRDRVFVIEYSDADFRKACAAWGGRLSIVSRDLDVRPAGEEGYAFRRC; this comes from the coding sequence ATGACGGCCACCGGCTGCTCCGACGGCGGCCGGTCGGAGGGCTCCGACCGCACCCGCCCGCCGAGCTCCACCACGGCGCCGCCCGCCGCGGACCGCGTGGTCGAGGCGCCCACCGCCGACATGGCGTTCGACTACCAGATCGGCGGCCCCTACCCGCCGCCCGCCGGGGTGCGCGCCGTGGCCCGCGACCGCACGGCCCCGCCCGCGAAGGGCGCCTACAACGTCTGCTACGTCAACACCTTCCAGGCCCAGCCCGACGCGGTCGGCTGGTGGCGGAAGAACCACCCCGAGCTGCTGCTACGCGACGCCGACGGGGAGTTGATCGTCGACGAGGACTGGGACGAGCCGCTCCTCGACATCTCGACCGCGGCCAAGCGGACCGAGCTGGCCGCGATCGTCGGCCGGTGGATCGACGGCTGCGCGCGCAGCGGGTACCAGGCCCTGGAGCCCGACAACCTCGACTCCTACGAGCGCTCCGACGGCCGGCTCGACAAGGGCGACAACATCGCCTTCGCCCGGCTGCTGGCCGCCCGGGCGCACCGGGCCGGGCTGGCTATCGGTCAGAAGAACACCACCGAGCTGCTGCCCGAACGCGCCTCGATCGGCTTCGACTTCGCCGTCGTGGAGGAGTGCGGCCGCTACGACGAGTGCGAGGAGTACGCGGAGGCGTACCGCGACCGCGTCTTCGTCATCGAGTACAGCGACGCGGACTTCCGGAAGGCGTGCGCCGCCTGGGGAGGGCGGCTGTCCATCGTGAGCCGGGACCTGGACGTGCGGCCGGCGGGCGAGGAGGGCTACGCCTTCCGCCGCTGCTAA
- a CDS encoding alpha/beta fold hydrolase, with protein sequence MTLALVGAVAPVASAAPAAGPQAESRGSQSVGQDLRDGASLSEAEAAQARSAVVAQVNAQAGPDRGWNDYSCKPSAKHPRPVVLVHGTLGNSVDNWLGLAPYLVARGYCVFSLDYGQLPGVPLFYGLGPVADSAKQLSRFVDKVIAATGSSKVDLVGHSQGGMMPRHYLKFLGGAAKVNHLVGIAPTNHGTSLSGLTKLLDYFPGARDLIDTNAPGLTDQAVGSDFLKRLNEGGDTVPGVGYTVIATKYDLVATPYTTGFLNGPNVRNVVLQDLCAVDLSGHVLAAMADRLVFHETANALDPANAKPTNCLSLT encoded by the coding sequence TTGACATTGGCGCTCGTCGGGGCCGTGGCGCCGGTCGCGAGCGCCGCGCCCGCGGCCGGCCCGCAGGCGGAGAGCCGCGGCTCGCAGAGCGTCGGTCAGGACCTGCGGGACGGCGCCAGCCTGAGCGAGGCCGAGGCGGCGCAGGCCCGGTCGGCGGTCGTGGCACAGGTGAACGCCCAGGCCGGCCCCGACCGCGGCTGGAACGACTACTCCTGCAAGCCCTCGGCGAAACACCCTCGCCCGGTCGTCCTCGTCCACGGCACCCTCGGCAACTCCGTGGACAACTGGCTCGGGCTCGCCCCCTACCTCGTCGCCCGCGGCTATTGCGTGTTCTCGCTCGACTACGGCCAACTGCCCGGAGTGCCGCTGTTCTACGGACTCGGCCCCGTCGCCGACTCGGCCAAGCAGCTGTCCAGGTTCGTGGACAAGGTGATCGCCGCCACCGGGAGCTCCAAGGTCGACCTCGTCGGCCACTCCCAGGGCGGGATGATGCCCCGTCACTACCTGAAGTTCCTGGGCGGCGCGGCCAAGGTGAACCACCTGGTCGGGATCGCTCCGACCAACCACGGCACGTCCCTGTCCGGGCTGACCAAGCTGCTGGACTACTTCCCCGGCGCGCGTGACCTCATCGACACCAACGCCCCGGGGCTGACCGACCAGGCCGTCGGGTCGGACTTCCTCAAGCGCCTCAACGAGGGCGGCGACACCGTCCCCGGCGTGGGTTACACCGTCATCGCGACCAAGTACGACCTGGTCGCCACCCCCTACACCACCGGGTTCCTGAACGGTCCGAACGTCAGGAACGTCGTGCTCCAGGACCTCTGTGCGGTCGACCTGTCCGGGCACGTCCTGGCCGCGATGGCCGACCGGCTCGTCTTCCACGAGACCGCCAACGCGCTCGACCCGGCCAACGCCAAGCCGACCAACTGCCTCTCGTTGACCTAG
- a CDS encoding organic hydroperoxide resistance protein, with product MDALYTAVATASGRDGRAVSSDGQLDLPLAMPTALGGNGQGTNPEQLFAAGYAACFASALGLVGRQAKVDTSEVSVTAEVGIGKDEADGGFGLKATLRVELPEALQGETGHALIEQAHQVCPYSKATRGNVEVELVVE from the coding sequence ATGGACGCTCTGTACACCGCGGTCGCCACGGCCAGCGGGCGCGACGGTCGGGCCGTGAGCTCCGACGGCCAGCTGGATCTGCCGCTGGCGATGCCCACGGCGCTGGGCGGGAACGGCCAGGGCACCAACCCGGAGCAGCTCTTCGCCGCCGGCTACGCCGCCTGCTTCGCCAGCGCGCTGGGCCTGGTCGGCCGCCAGGCGAAGGTCGACACCTCGGAGGTCTCGGTCACCGCCGAGGTCGGCATCGGCAAGGACGAGGCGGACGGCGGCTTCGGCCTCAAGGCCACGCTGCGCGTCGAGCTCCCCGAGGCGCTCCAGGGCGAGACCGGCCACGCCCTGATCGAGCAGGCCCACCAGGTCTGCCCGTACTCCAAGGCGACCCGCGGCAACGTCGAGGTCGAGCTCGTCGTCGAGTAG
- a CDS encoding MarR family transcriptional regulator yields MPDRPDTAPQATAADLPDEEDLLRLDLQICFALHAASRAFGGVYRQVLRDTGLTYPQYLAMMVLWEHGEMPVKRLGDFLRLDSGTLSPLLKRLEAAGLVQRERSVHDERSVTVRPTADGTALKRTAQAVPRKVIGATGLDAVEMTELRSRLRHLTMALDAALDDLEETED; encoded by the coding sequence ATGCCTGACCGCCCCGACACCGCCCCGCAGGCCACGGCCGCCGATCTCCCCGACGAAGAGGACCTGCTCCGTCTCGACCTCCAGATCTGCTTCGCGCTGCACGCGGCCTCCCGCGCCTTCGGCGGGGTGTACCGCCAGGTCCTGCGGGACACCGGGCTCACCTACCCGCAGTACCTGGCGATGATGGTGTTGTGGGAGCACGGCGAGATGCCGGTGAAGCGGCTGGGCGACTTCCTGCGACTCGACTCCGGCACCCTGTCGCCGCTGCTCAAGCGGCTGGAGGCGGCCGGTCTGGTGCAGCGGGAGCGCAGCGTGCACGACGAGCGCTCGGTCACCGTGCGGCCGACGGCCGACGGCACGGCGCTGAAGCGGACCGCCCAGGCCGTGCCGCGCAAGGTGATAGGGGCCACCGGCCTGGACGCCGTCGAGATGACCGAGCTGAGGTCACGGCTGCGCCACCTCACGATGGCACTCGACGCGGCCCTGGACGACCTGGAGGAGACGGAGGACTGA
- a CDS encoding lytic polysaccharide monooxygenase, translating to MHARRKAARIAVLGIVPAALVALPAVPAGAHGSMHDPVSRISACFAENPESPDSPACKALVAMSGTQPLYDWNEVNLPAVNGQHRKAIPDGKLCSAGRDKYKALDMPRTDWPSSRLTAGKHDFRYRVTAKHRGTMELYLTKPGYDPTKPLKWSDLESTPFATTPTTLNAPDGYYHFSGNVPARTGRHLIYGIWQRTDSPEAFYLCSDVVFGNSAKATKAAKAGPLAKAPTEKQIAAGADKSTVRHDGMGMGDAHGSSDDSRLSMGGAAAVAAAAATALLFANEQRRRRAKHRRA from the coding sequence ATGCACGCTCGCCGCAAAGCCGCGCGCATCGCCGTGCTCGGCATCGTGCCGGCCGCACTCGTCGCGCTGCCCGCCGTTCCGGCCGGGGCGCACGGCTCCATGCACGACCCGGTGAGCCGGATCTCGGCCTGTTTCGCGGAGAACCCCGAGAGCCCGGACTCCCCGGCCTGTAAGGCGCTGGTCGCCATGAGCGGCACCCAGCCGCTGTACGACTGGAACGAGGTCAACCTCCCGGCCGTCAACGGCCAGCACCGCAAGGCGATACCGGACGGCAAGCTGTGCAGCGCGGGCCGCGACAAGTACAAGGCCCTGGACATGCCGCGCACCGACTGGCCGTCCAGCCGGCTGACGGCCGGGAAGCACGACTTCCGCTACCGGGTCACGGCCAAGCACCGCGGCACCATGGAGCTGTACCTCACCAAGCCGGGCTATGACCCGACCAAGCCGCTGAAGTGGTCGGACCTGGAGTCGACGCCGTTCGCGACCACCCCCACCACGCTGAACGCGCCCGACGGCTACTACCACTTCTCCGGGAACGTGCCGGCCAGGACCGGACGCCATCTGATCTACGGCATCTGGCAGCGCACCGACAGCCCCGAGGCGTTCTACCTCTGCTCGGACGTCGTCTTCGGTAACTCCGCCAAGGCCACCAAGGCCGCGAAGGCGGGTCCGCTCGCGAAGGCGCCGACCGAGAAGCAGATCGCCGCGGGCGCCGACAAGTCCACGGTGCGCCACGACGGCATGGGCATGGGCGACGCGCACGGCAGCAGCGACGACTCCAGGCTGTCCATGGGCGGCGCCGCGGCCGTCGCGGCGGCCGCGGCGACCGCGCTGCTCTTCGCGAACGAGCAGCGGCGCAGGAGGGCCAAGCACCGCCGCGCCTGA